A window of Rhipicephalus microplus isolate Deutch F79 chromosome X, USDA_Rmic, whole genome shotgun sequence genomic DNA:
atgtaagaacataagataccacgctcatagcgtgctcgcgatcgtttcgctagctccagatatactaattttggtatcacgtgacgtgaatagatgacaatgGTAAATGACtgatccaaacataataatcaagacacggaagtcatgtgtgacatcatttacctccacctcgtaatgccgtgctgattttaaaatgacatatcaacatttctcattcgcgcactctaaggcaaaattacccgaaaagggAGTAACGGAGCCCTATAGGCGCGCgcaatgaacggatagaccgttgaggagcaaccacagaggaaagcgtgccgcgcgaaaccacttagtctccaaacacgctccaaagggatgaactgCCCgaggattgcaggcagcgcgaaaagcattGCCAAGGCGACCAGCCctctttctcctcctctgctggctcattCTTTCCCCGTATTTAGCCGGCGACGGTTCGCGCTGCGtagcgctcggagtgctcgaccacggccgcctcgattcgacgatctaaaaattacgacgtggtgcttgtgtgtacgcttggatgagcgtgagctgctgcttttgcgtttcgctacacccgtgaagtctggagcaagtctctaCACGTTACCACGCcgtgctgtatatctctggcttcaagatagtcacgaccaacacacgacagcaacagttgggaagaccaatatggcggccgagaagacaacaggcctatcggatatatacttcagtccgactcagggcagaaaacagcgctgaatTCAAAGGCAAGTATGttatattcagtttcggtttttactttgtgttctttcacccccAGGGGGCGCGTCTGTCCTTTATGTATATATTCGATGTGTTGCGTACAATAAACGGCTTTTTGtacggtggtgctgccggtgctTCTTACGTCTTTCGCAAACACCACATTGGCGGTCAAGCTACCTTCAGCATCGAGTGTCGTCCGGGTCCGCTTCGCCATGAGTTTCTCCGACCTTGCTCCGCCGCCGCCGTTCCTCCCGACGCCCGGCCGGACGTCACTTCCATGGGAGGAGTGGGAGCAGACCTTAACAGTCTACCTTCTAGCGTCCGGAGCAGCTGAGTTCCCACCAGCGCGACGCAAGGCCATTCTTCTGTATTGTTTGGGGGCGGAAGGGCAGCGTGTTTACCGGACTTTACCTGCAGGGTCCAATGCCGCAGCACCAGCAAGCGCCGCAACACCGGAAGTACAAGAGAAGCCTCCCGCGGCCGCTACTGACGAGTACAAGGCTGCACTCAGCGCCTTACGGCAGCAGTTTTCCACGTCGTGTAACGTCGTCGTCGAGCGTCATCGTTTTCACCGCCGCAGCCAACACGCAGGCGAGTCCGTTCATGACTTTGTTGCTGCTTTACGGGAGCTCGTTTCGCATTGTTCGTTCGCTTCACAAGATGATGCTCTGCGGGACCGATTTGTTGCCGGCGTTGTTTCCAACCGCGTACGTGAACAGTTGCTGCTCGAGGGTTCCACCCTTTCGTTCGAGAGCGCAGTGCGCATCGCTCTTCAGTTTGAGCAAGCAGCTGAAGAGTTGAAGGAATTTTCTGCTTCGGTCGAGCCTGTTTCTGTACGGCGTCGTTCCCAGTATTCGCATTCTTCGCGAAAATTCAATTTCCAGCCAAAAGCGCATTTTCAGCAAAACTCTCCAAGCGCTAGCGGTTCGCGTGCGCCGCAGGGGCCCCGCCCCCCTCGGCGAGACAGAGATAGCCGGTCCGTTTCACCACACTGTTTCCGATGCGGCTCGCGGAATCACCGCGCATCAGCGTCACAGTGCCCTgcgcagggaaagaagtgtttgttTTGCGGTATCAAGGGCCACTTTCAGAAAGTATGCAACCGCAAGCGTCAAATGCAAGGCAGGATTCGTGAAGTTGGCATCGATGACGATGCTTTGTCAGGGGGAAGTTCTGAGCAAGTTTTGACTGTGCAGCATCCCGCTCGCAGCATCCCGCTCGCAGCGCAATTTACATACAAGTACGCGTAGCGGATGTCAAGTTGTCATTCCTTGTTGACTCGGGGTCGTCTGTTTCAATTCTATCAGAGCAAGAATTTCACCAACATTTTCAAAGCAGTTTGCTCCTCCCAGCTCCGCATGTCACTTTGTTTGACTATTCGAAGCGGCCAATTTCCGTGCTAGGCTGTTTCCAGGCAGACGTTCAGTTTAAAGGGCGCTCTGCACCACTTCTTTTCTACATCGTTCGCCAAGGAACTTGTCTGATAGGCCTTGACGGCATTAAGGCCCTAAATCTTCGAATACAGGGCTCCACTCTTGAGTGCCTGCACACGTCCGTTGCCACGCCGCCGCGTGTTAATGACCCGACACCTTGTCACATTCCGATGCAGTCAATAGAGCAACCCAGGCAAGCAAACCTTCCGCCAGCCTTGGAACACGACTTCGGTTCACTTTTCAGTCCCGAGTTGGGTCTTGCTAAGGGGTTCACGCATCGTGTCAAGATTCGGCAAGGCGTGCAGCCGGTATCTTCGAAGCTGCGCCGTCTTCCATATTCACTTCGGGAACCAGTGTCAAATGAACTTCACAGGTTGTTGAGCCTTGACATCATCGAACGCATCGATGCTTCTGAATGGGTTTCGCCCATTGTTGTCGTTGACAAGAAAGACGGCACCATCAGAATTTGTGTGGACCTCCGGGAGCCTAACAAGGCTATTGTACCAGACAGCTTCCCGTTGCCTCATACAGAGGAACTCCTTCATGCCTTGGTAGGCGCGACACACTTCTCAAAACTTGACTTGGCTTCTGCCTACCATCAGGTTCTTTTGCACCCTGACAGCAGGGACCTGACAGCCTTCATCACGCATGAAGGACTTTTTCGGTTCAAGAGAGTTTGCTTTGGGTTAGCTTCTGCCCCAGCGGCATTTCAGAAGATGATGGCCACAATTCTGGATGGCTGCCCTGGTGTGTTGTTCtacattgatgacgtcatagtttTCGGGAAAAGTGCAGAAGAACATCTTTTGAACCTAACAAAGGTCTTGCAGAAAGTTAAGTACGCAGGCCTGAAATTGAACGACAAGTGCCTCTTCGACGTTCCAGAACTTTCTTTCCTAGGGCATAAGGTCACTGCACAAGGTATCTCGCCGCTTCCAGAGAAAGTAGACTCGATAGTTAACACTCCAGTGCCAACAGATGTTGCTGCCCTCCGTTCCTTCCTGGGTCTTGTAGAATACTATTCCAAGTTTGTTCCCCGCTTGGCCCAGGTGGTCGAGCCTATGCGCGTTCTGCTTCGCAAGAATGAGCCATTCATCTGGTCAGCCGAAGCAGACAGCAGTTTCCGGAGGGTCAAGGAAATGCTTTCTTCAAGTACAGTTCTCCACATGTTCAATCCATCACTTCCAGTCATCGTGTCGACCGACGCTTCTGACTGTGGGCTGGGAGCCGTTCTGCAGCAGCAAAATGGCCATGAGCTCCGCACAGTGGCTTTCGCGTCTCGTACCTTGTCACCAGCGGAAAGTACTCGGTCGGCGAACGCGAAGCGTTGGCATGCATTTAGGCGTGCGAACGATGGCACACTTACCTTTGGGGTCGCCATTTCAAGATTCGAACGGACCATCAGGCGTTGGTATCGTTGCTGTCTTCGCAAGGACGTGGCAGAAGGCCACTTCGAATTGCACGCTGGAATGCGCGACTCCTATGCTACAATTTCACTGTCGAGTACTGCAAGGGGTCCACCAACACGGtggcagatgctctttctcggcTGCCAGCTCCTGCCGCGCAGGCACAGCTGGACAAGGATGAAGAAATTGTGTCGTTGGTCGAGTCGGCTTGCGTGACCAAGGAAGAATTCAAGCAAGCCGTCCTCAACGATGGTTGTCTGCAAACGGTCAAGTCGGTCGTGCTCGGTTCTTGGCCACCACAAAAGTCCATACCAGAGGAGGCAAAACCTTTCTACTCTGTGCGCGAAGAACTTTCTGTTGTTGATGACCTTCTACTGCGCGCAGAACGCCTCGTTGTTCCGTCCTCACTCACGGCTCAGTTCATCGCCGTTGCCCACGAGGCACATCCGGGCATCACGCGCACAAAGGCGCGACTTCGTGAGCTATTCTGGTGGCCACGGATGGACAAGCCAGCTGAATCTGCCGTGAAAAACTGTCACATCTGCCTGGAGGCAGATAAGTCTGCCAAAACATCGCCAGCGCTATTGCAGCCTATTGACTGGCCTGAAAGGCCATGGCAGAAACTGGGCCTAGACATTGTTGGCCCATTGGAACATGCACCTCACAATAGCCAATTTGCTATAACACTGGTCgattaccattccaaatggccagaaataTATTTTTGCAGCGAAGTGGCCACAAGCACCGTGAAAGACTTCTTAACCAGTGTTTTTGCCCGTGAAGGATACCCGGAAGAGATTGTTTGCGACAATGGGCCGCAGTTCACTTCACGTGAATTTGTAACCTTTCTTCAAAACCGAGCCATCAAGCTGTCTCATTCGTCTGTATATTACCCCCAGGCGAATGGGCAAGTCGAGAGGTTCAATCGAACTCTGAAGAACTTCATCCAGGTTTCGCTCCTCGAAAGGAGAGCTATCCGACAAGCAGTTACGGACTACCTCTCCATTTACCGCTGTACTCCACAGGCTACCACTGGAGTTGCCCCAGCAGTTCTGCTGCATGGGCGAATGCCCCGAACCAGATTGGATGTTGTGGGGTTTTCGGCACCAGCGTTTGCAAAAGACCCAGCAAAGGAACTGGCGCGATTGCGCCAAAGGGTCCGGCTTCAACAGCAAAGCAGTAAGGAGTACACGGACCGCAAGAGAGCTGCTAAGCAGCCAAAGATAGCTGTGGGTGATTTCGTTCGTATCAAGAAGCCGTCCGTTCGCTTCAAGGGGGATCGCTCCTTTTCCTCGCCAACTGAGGTGTTGGGGAGGAGGGGACCTGCCTCTTTCCGACTTGCAGACGGCCGCACATGGAACGCCTCCAAGCTTTCCCGGGTTCCTGAGAGGGGCACGAGTCCACCATACCAACGTTCGGAGCTACCTGCGCCACAGCTTCCGGTTCAAGTGCCGCAGCCTGCCCTGCCGCCGCCGCCTTCTCCCgggtcgcagccgccgcctcctgGCGTACTGCAGTCTGCCGTACCGCAGTCGCCTGCTCCTGGTCCGCAGCTGCCTGTACCGGAGCCTGCCATGCTGCAGCCGCCTTCTCCTGGGCCGCAATCGCGGTCTCCTGGCGTACTACGGAGCTCTACAAGCTCATTACCATCTCCGGCCATGCAGCATCCCCATCGGCCGTCCCGAGAGCGCCGGCCACCGGTCTGGCTCAAGGACTATCAGACCCACTAGTTGCCTGTGTGTATAGCACAGTGTGTATgtagtgtaaatatgtatgtgtatacaGCGTGTAAAATGTACAGTGCATGCATAGGGGTTTCTTACTaacacttcatcatcatcatcatcatcagcctgactacgtccactgcaggacaaaggcctctcccatgtgccgccagttaacccggtcctgtgcttgctgctgccaatttatacccgcaaacttcttaatctcatctgcccacctcaccttctgtctccccctaacccgcttcccttctctgggaatccagttagttacccttaatgaccagcggttatcctgtctacgcgctacatgcccggcccatgtccatttcctcttctttatttcaactatgatatccttaacccccgtttgtcccctaatccactctgctctcttcttgtctcttaaggctacacctacaatttttctttccattgctcgctgcgtcgtcctcaatttaagctgaaccctctttgtaagtctccaggtttctgctccgtagctgagtaccggcaagTGTTAGTACCGGTAAGTACCGGTACTAACACTTACTAAAAACTAATCACTACATACAAGGGAGGGAGTATGTTatgttcagtttcggtttttactttgtgttctttcacccccAGGGGGCGCGTCTGTCCTTTATGTATATATTCGATGTGTTGCGTACAATAAACGGCTTTTTGtacggtggtgctgccggtgcttcttacgtctttcgcaaacaccacaaagtaggttatcattctttattctactctacttgtcgcgtgtgcgatacggatcgcgcttgccggcaacgggcttggtcgtgttgtatatcgcacgcacgaaattcATCGCGAAGATCAGCTACgccgtctgcagttcgcctgtgctttgcgacctcctggaaattggccgccattgccgttgGCCTCCCGtatacgctcgctcatcgagtgctcgcctgtcttcgccgccgcgatgagctccgtgcagacgatattgggctgagagacctcgtcgctgtgttgggagtcgtcgaaaacacgttgcgggttctcgtaaagagcttggttgtagaaTGTCGctcgctgtaagtgcaccagcacgggctggggggctttcgctagcgtcggaactcactgataATTGGTCGCGATTAccgttggctttcccgtcagtcggtcgcaagcagctcggcgccgtccgttggccgcggcggcagaCTCGCGTCTGCGCGCTGCACACGCTCGAGTTTGAGGAAAAGGGCctcattaccgtcgatttctgcggcgctagctccaaaccagctcggcgctgttcgtggcggcggccatgCGTACGCtcactctcctgttcgaagttcgctggcggcagacactccgcgtgcagcaccatgtttggtctcgcgttcacttgctcgagctgaacgacgtcactcgcttaggacttgccgacttgttagcggcacggtggttcgcggagttgtggctgctaCCGCCGCtcttaagctgttgcgctacggggatcgaaatgagtctttgacgatgtgtgacatcacggtgaaattattagcatctcatatctcacgtatgtttgcatttcaccttgcacgtatttctcatatgcatttgtattcatcctctgtcacgtgtgactcactattttacatacttattgtgcagccgtgggcacacaccgtgctgaagactgtgtgcgctggcgtatgcgatgcctgtcatccatctctttcgtcagagcagcttaagaaggactgtgcgatatgtgaaggtaaagttatttgtgtgtcattttctaacgcttgtttttatattaacgtgcacgtacttgtcatatgcatacatcttcatcttctgtcacgtgtgtctaactatttttactatattattgtacgtgcagccgtgggaacacaacaggtaGAAGGCTGCGAGCGCTGGCGTCTGCAAgtcctgtcatctatcgcttccgtcggaggagctccccaaaaagtgaacaagatttgacaacgagactggacttgtacacttcaccataaattcacttaaaagaatggggaaacttcatgtgAATATAGAAAATAAAAGATTTGAATGTCTcaattttgtctttcgttgttgccgtgactgcgaaagcagttacacataggtggctaactactttttcgcaagttcttttctgcgcaatttgttgctcactgcgcagaaaaacaggcgaaaacagtattaggcctggcggaaaataaacaaaaaacaatgtttgaactggggacaaaaagttcattcgATTGGAGTATTTTAGTGGATCAACCGTTAGTTCGACAAGGTGCAACTgtaaggactaacggttgcccggtaaggtgtaaatgtgacgATTAACAGTTGCTATATAATGTGCAAATGTGATGACTAATTGTTAATCCTTTGAGGTgatttgtgggactaacggttactcactaacgTGTAAATGTGAGGAATAAATGATAGTCCCTTTAGCTCGTCTGTGGGGAATggctgttagacccggtgccgttagtccttaaattAAGatattaatggttgtggcagccccattagtccctaaaaggacgaaccacacaaccttttaacacccttttgccttaagtgtgcttcgcatataatcgatttccactgtacgtgggatctgccaattttttgccttctttctttatttttgtaaTAATAGTAAATCCAGATATTCAGTAAAACTAGAAACTTTGGACATGAGATATGAGTTCAAATTGGCTAACTGAACTAAGCAATTGCACGCACAGTtgcgttccttttttttcgttttttaatgCTACTAAAACTTGATTAATCGGCTCGTGTTTACGCGGCACGAGTTAACGCTGATGCTCCTAGTATGCATTGCGCCTAAAGAGTGCTTGTGACAACATCAACGTGGGTTTTATATTTGGCGATTTTCGCACTTCCATATATAATCGAGCCATAATAACATCTAGGGTTTATCTTACTATCGAGCCAGAATATCACGTTATATCCATCGTGTTTGGCTCCCTTGCGCTAACTGTAAAATGGGGTGAATTGCAGTCGAGAATGGTTAGCCCAATCGGGCTTGACAGCGATAAACCTACATACTTTGCTTGCGATCACGACTCGAAAATAGGGAAGATGGGTATGCGCGATCCAAGCGTGCTGTCACGTCCATCATTGCTCGTGCTTCAGACATCAATCGCAAGTTCAAGTGAGGTAGACTAAGTTTAGATACTGAACGCACGCTTGAATTCTTTTTGTTTGCATTCTTTAGTTTTTGTGGCTGTAATGTTAGTAAAACTAATTAATCGGCTCATTTTTACGAGCCGCGATTTCACGCTGATGCTAGTGCACCAGCTGccccgttgttttttttttttgttcgaatgATTCCATTAAACCTTCCT
This region includes:
- the LOC142775697 gene encoding uncharacterized protein LOC142775697, which produces MSFSDLAPPPPFLPTPGRTSLPWEEWEQTLTVYLLASGAAEFPPARRKAILLYCLGAEGQRVYRTLPAGSNAAAPASAATPEVQEKPPAAATDEYKAALSALRQQFSTSCNVVVERHRFHRRSQHAGESVHDFVAALRELVSHCSFASQDDALRDRFVAGVVSNRVREQLLLEGSTLSFESAVRIALQFEQAAEELKEFSASVEPVSVRRRSQYSHSSRKFNFQPKAHFQQNSPSASGSRAPQGPRPPRRDRDSRSVSPHCFRCGSRNHRASASQCPAQGKKCLFCGIKGHFQKVCNRKRQMQGRIREVGIDDDALSGGSSEQVLTVQHPARSIPLAAQFTYKYA